From a region of the Hymenobacter jejuensis genome:
- a CDS encoding CDP-alcohol phosphatidyltransferase family protein, which produces MKNHVPNAVTCLNLFSGCLAVCNIFAGNLELAAYLVALAAAFDFADGLLARALRASSPIGKDLDSLADMVSFGVVPGAFLFHLLTLSAAELPFWLPYAGFIVTVFSALRLAKFNNDTRQTNSFIGLPTPACTLVVASLPVILAHDTYGLSHIVLNPWGLLALTLLLSGLLVAELPLFALKFKNLSWQDNSLRFVFLLLALGLLVVLQAAAVPVIILLYVVLSMLRPSYG; this is translated from the coding sequence ATGAAAAATCACGTACCTAACGCGGTAACCTGCCTGAATTTGTTTTCGGGCTGCTTGGCCGTGTGCAACATCTTCGCTGGCAACCTAGAATTGGCCGCCTACCTCGTGGCGCTGGCCGCCGCCTTCGATTTTGCCGACGGGCTGCTGGCCCGCGCGTTGCGCGCCTCCTCCCCCATCGGCAAAGACCTCGACTCCTTGGCCGATATGGTTTCGTTTGGGGTAGTGCCGGGCGCGTTTTTGTTTCATCTGTTGACCCTGAGCGCGGCAGAATTGCCGTTTTGGCTGCCCTACGCAGGTTTTATCGTCACGGTGTTTTCGGCGTTGCGCTTGGCCAAGTTCAACAACGACACGCGCCAGACGAACTCATTTATCGGGTTGCCGACGCCAGCCTGCACGCTGGTTGTGGCTTCGCTGCCGGTTATTCTGGCCCACGACACCTACGGCCTCTCGCACATTGTGCTCAACCCTTGGGGGCTGCTTGCCCTGACGCTGCTCTTGTCGGGCTTGCTGGTGGCGGAGTTGCCGCTTTTTGCGCTTAAATTCAAGAACTTAAGTTGGCAGGACAATTCGCTTCGGTTTGTGTTTTTATTGCTTGCGCTGGGGCTGTTGGTGGTGCTGCAAGCGGCGGCGGTTCCGGTGATTATTCTGCTTTACGTAGTGCTGTCGATGCTGCGCCCTTCTTATGGATGA
- the porV gene encoding type IX secretion system outer membrane channel protein PorV yields MILSKLPLRFALLSGLLGISVATHAQQRINAITTAVPILTLSPDSRSGALGEAGVAISPDANSAFYNAGKLGFVPYKYSVSPSYSPWLRAVTDDMGLAFLSGYAKLGQRSAVSASLMYFDLGNISFRNSSNQPLGDFNPKEYAFTVSYGQKLSEYFGIGASARYIRSNLTGGLAGIDSKPGNAAAVDLGAYYNRDLSIGAGNYNLGLGASVSNIGNKITYTDPTQADFLPTTLKVGAAITRELDPYNKITLTADASKLLVPTPYYIDGDTTGLGKKIQTENLKRRQKGVVAAALGSFSDAPGGFSEEMKEINLSVGAEYSYNDLIMARVGYFYENPMKGARQYLSFGLGVRYQVFGVDGAYLLPNNKDNTQNPLGQTIRVSLHFNFNKLEEAFGPGSDTTPSTN; encoded by the coding sequence ATGATTTTATCGAAGCTGCCCTTGCGTTTTGCGCTTCTGTCTGGCCTACTGGGGATTTCTGTGGCAACTCATGCGCAGCAGCGCATCAATGCCATCACCACCGCCGTTCCTATTCTCACGCTCAGTCCAGATTCGCGTTCCGGGGCATTAGGCGAAGCCGGCGTAGCTATTTCGCCGGATGCCAATTCGGCGTTTTATAACGCAGGCAAATTGGGCTTTGTACCCTATAAGTACAGCGTTTCGCCTTCGTATTCTCCGTGGCTTCGCGCCGTAACCGACGATATGGGTTTGGCCTTTTTGTCAGGCTACGCTAAGCTTGGACAACGCTCGGCCGTTTCGGCGTCGCTGATGTATTTCGACTTGGGTAACATTTCCTTCCGCAACTCGTCGAATCAGCCTTTAGGTGATTTTAACCCAAAGGAATATGCCTTCACCGTATCGTACGGTCAAAAGCTGAGCGAATATTTCGGTATTGGTGCATCAGCTCGCTACATCCGATCCAACCTCACTGGTGGCTTGGCCGGCATCGACAGCAAGCCCGGCAATGCCGCAGCAGTAGATTTGGGCGCCTACTACAACCGCGATCTGTCCATTGGGGCCGGCAACTACAACTTAGGGCTTGGCGCTTCAGTTAGCAACATAGGCAATAAGATTACCTACACAGACCCAACGCAAGCGGACTTTCTGCCAACAACCTTAAAGGTAGGGGCAGCCATCACCCGTGAGCTTGATCCATATAATAAGATCACCTTGACGGCCGACGCCAGTAAACTACTGGTGCCGACACCTTATTATATAGATGGCGACACTACCGGTCTAGGCAAAAAAATCCAGACCGAGAATCTAAAGCGTCGTCAGAAAGGTGTAGTTGCAGCAGCACTCGGCTCGTTTTCAGATGCGCCAGGTGGCTTCAGCGAGGAGATGAAAGAAATCAATCTTTCGGTCGGCGCGGAGTATTCTTACAACGATCTGATTATGGCTCGTGTCGGCTATTTCTACGAAAATCCCATGAAAGGTGCCCGCCAATACCTCAGTTTCGGCTTAGGTGTTCGTTATCAGGTATTTGGCGTAGACGGTGCTTACCTATTGCCTAACAACAAGGACAACACTCAAAACCCATTGGGACAAACCATTCGCGTGTCTTTGCACTTTAACTTCAACAAGCTCGAAGAAGCATTTGGTCCTGGTAGTGATACCACCCCGTCAACTAACTAG
- a CDS encoding M16 family metallopeptidase, whose protein sequence is MLDRQVAPPVQPLASVTLPAADVFSLPNGARLHVLRNDAQPVIRLQLVFNAGKWYEPAAGVSLLTARMLLEGTSTRTARQIADEVAFYGASLECEQGFDRATLTLYCLSRHLEKLLPLVVDVVTEATFPENELEQLKMRTIQNVRIERQKTSYLAAERFSQNLYGATFPYGLIFDENAFQTVQASEVKKFYATNYKLGSCEIFLCGDVSNQHQDLILKMLGDGPKSLIAIEENVVKATSGPLLDYVTVDDSLQSSLRMGRLWPSPTHSDTHQLQVLVKVLGGYFGSRLMKNIREDKGFTYGIYASIGPREHATSFVIGADVNAASTSSAIQEVYHELRRLQEDLIPSDELQTVKNYMAGKFANELSTVFEQCDKYKSIVFLNLPSTYYTDFLDQIRSVNAHTLQQLAQHYLTPDTMIEVIAGPAR, encoded by the coding sequence ATGCTCGACCGACAAGTCGCTCCTCCCGTTCAGCCGCTGGCCAGCGTTACGCTGCCCGCGGCTGACGTGTTTTCACTTCCTAACGGAGCCCGTTTGCACGTTCTTCGCAACGATGCTCAGCCTGTTATCCGTTTGCAATTGGTGTTTAATGCAGGCAAATGGTATGAGCCTGCTGCTGGTGTGTCCCTCCTGACAGCCCGTATGCTACTCGAAGGAACCAGCACCCGCACAGCCCGTCAAATTGCTGATGAAGTCGCTTTCTACGGGGCCTCTTTAGAATGCGAACAAGGTTTTGATCGGGCTACCCTGACCCTGTATTGCCTTTCACGCCATTTGGAGAAACTGCTACCTCTCGTAGTTGACGTTGTAACTGAAGCAACTTTTCCAGAAAACGAGCTCGAACAACTTAAAATGCGCACCATTCAAAACGTGCGTATCGAGCGACAGAAAACTAGCTATTTAGCTGCGGAGCGGTTTTCCCAAAACCTCTACGGTGCTACTTTCCCCTACGGCCTCATCTTTGATGAAAATGCATTTCAGACAGTGCAGGCAAGCGAGGTAAAGAAATTTTACGCAACTAATTATAAATTAGGTAGTTGTGAGATTTTCTTATGTGGCGATGTATCTAATCAACACCAAGATCTCATACTGAAGATGCTTGGGGACGGCCCAAAAAGTTTAATAGCTATAGAAGAAAACGTAGTTAAAGCCACCAGTGGACCATTACTAGATTATGTTACCGTAGACGATAGCTTACAGTCATCGTTGCGAATGGGAAGGCTGTGGCCATCCCCTACCCATTCTGACACTCACCAACTGCAAGTATTAGTTAAGGTATTAGGAGGGTACTTTGGCTCACGTCTTATGAAGAATATTCGCGAGGATAAAGGGTTTACTTATGGTATATATGCCAGTATAGGGCCGCGTGAACATGCCACTAGCTTTGTTATAGGAGCCGATGTGAACGCGGCTAGCACCTCTTCTGCAATTCAGGAAGTGTACCATGAATTACGTCGACTTCAAGAAGATCTAATTCCTTCCGATGAGCTTCAAACGGTAAAGAATTACATGGCCGGCAAGTTTGCTAATGAACTCAGTACAGTTTTCGAGCAATGCGACAAGTACAAAAGCATAGTGTTTCTAAATCTTCCCTCAACCTATTACACTGACTTTTTGGATCAAATTAGATCTGTTAACGCTCACACTTTACAACAATTAGCGCAGCATTATTTAACTCCTGATACTATGATAGAAGTCATTGCAGGACCTGCCCGTTAG
- the porU gene encoding type IX secretion system sortase PorU, producing MRFFYLLLLLCAPVLGALQSAQAQSVAHGEITWQGYSEIVGSNGESLRVPSFSGAGFQPGQLVGLYSLRLEGAVLQGQLQNTVYQAFTSEDGKLLAASTLPADLGLRLTTVTEMKLPVSYLTLLPVRRNAQSGQLEKLVSFDYVYSTATSSNTARRDVQRNYTNNSVLSQGTWYKIGVPESGIYKLDKNALRSLGLDVNTLDPRRLRIYGNAVGMLPQANSARRPDDLAENDIFVSGNNNATFDDDEYVLFYARGPHTWEREPNATRFRHIQNIYTDTAYYFVTVGSTASTHRVGTAPASSGAATGRITTFTDRQFYEHDLVNLLKSGRQWLGENLSPKQNPSASKEVAFAMPDVAAGTPVQVTSSVAASAVNSTSFRLFLNGSQLIGSQIVAQKSGGQYPERANTSITTFSAPVASSGTDLRVKVTFDGASDAEGWLDYLEVNALRPLRLSGSQVEFRSFENVRANTVSQFVLDNATGATVWEVTNPRRPVAYALTGGSFNAVTDSVREFVAFTPGSITKIPRGFGRVANQNLHAINTDGKLDLVIVTYPPFQAEAERLAAHRRTHDKLNAQVVTTTQVYNEFSSGSQDVTAIRDLMKMVYDRAPAGKRNFLLLFGDASFDYKSDPTNDATKFPDWWRTERVPFPSSPEPDKINQNFVPVYESRESFKIVFSSQITYSSDDYYGLLDNDEGEWAEGDFVKAEALDIGVGRLPVNTPSGQPRSTTQATLVVDKMIGYDSPNAYGKWRNRLTFIADDGDNNLHVSSSTEQFTEPLAISQPAYNIHKVYLDLYPQVSSSAGQRSPDCNRAIDEAIEQGSLMTIYNGHGGPIAWADEQIFSKASIERLQNQQKLTFLFTATCDFSVYDSPELTSAGESALTLTQGGAVALLTTTRLVVSNNNELLSRRFYDAAFTPINGKMPRLGDVVAIAKNGSIVGVGNRNFSLLGDPTTRLAYPEQTAAVLTLNGKPLAATQNDTLKALSRIKLTGEIRNGATTNAGFSGVTQLTVYEKPSTVTTLGNEPSTLPNNGRIPIQVQENIIYDGQATVRNGRFQVEFVVPKDLNYSVGLGKISLYASDPTSRMDAHGASAVPVGSASTSTLRDTIPPVIRLFMNDDESFVFGGLTSTSTTMLGILADSSGINTAGSGIGHEITATLDNDASKLIVLNDFYTADVDKFQRGRVRYLFKDLTTGPHLLRLKAWDTFNNSAEKEIEFIAARTEKLALQHVLNYPNPFSRNTTFHFDHNRDGEELDVQVQIFTVSGKLVRTLSTTVMSSTSHLAALSWDGRDEFSDQLARGVYVYRVSVRSPRDGSTASKYEKLVILN from the coding sequence ATGCGTTTTTTTTACCTGCTTCTGTTGCTCTGTGCGCCCGTGCTGGGCGCCCTGCAGTCGGCGCAGGCGCAATCGGTGGCGCATGGCGAAATAACGTGGCAGGGCTACAGCGAAATAGTGGGCAGCAATGGGGAGTCGCTCCGCGTACCGTCGTTTTCAGGCGCCGGCTTTCAGCCCGGACAGTTGGTAGGCCTGTACTCGTTGCGGCTGGAAGGTGCCGTTTTGCAAGGCCAATTGCAAAATACTGTCTATCAGGCCTTTACATCTGAAGATGGCAAGCTACTGGCAGCCAGCACTTTACCCGCCGATCTGGGGCTTCGCCTTACTACGGTTACGGAAATGAAACTGCCAGTGAGCTACCTCACGTTGCTGCCGGTACGCCGCAATGCACAGTCGGGGCAGCTGGAAAAGCTGGTTTCCTTCGATTACGTCTATTCTACGGCCACCTCCAGTAACACGGCCCGCCGCGACGTACAGCGCAACTACACCAATAATTCGGTGCTCAGCCAAGGCACTTGGTATAAAATCGGGGTGCCAGAAAGCGGAATTTATAAGCTCGATAAAAATGCGTTGCGCAGCCTTGGGCTCGACGTCAATACCCTTGACCCGCGGCGGCTGCGCATTTATGGCAATGCCGTCGGGATGCTGCCCCAAGCCAACAGCGCCCGCCGCCCCGATGACTTAGCAGAAAACGACATTTTCGTTTCGGGCAACAACAACGCGACCTTCGACGACGACGAATACGTGCTGTTTTACGCGCGCGGCCCGCACACTTGGGAGCGCGAACCCAATGCCACACGCTTTCGCCACATCCAAAATATCTACACCGACACGGCCTATTATTTCGTGACGGTGGGCAGCACGGCGTCCACGCACCGGGTCGGTACGGCGCCGGCGTCCAGTGGCGCGGCTACGGGGCGCATCACCACCTTCACCGACCGTCAGTTTTACGAGCACGACCTAGTTAATCTGCTGAAATCGGGGCGGCAATGGCTGGGGGAAAACCTGAGCCCCAAGCAAAACCCCAGCGCGTCCAAAGAGGTTGCGTTCGCAATGCCGGATGTAGCGGCGGGTACCCCGGTGCAGGTTACATCATCGGTAGCGGCTTCGGCAGTCAACAGCACTTCTTTCCGCCTGTTTCTCAATGGCTCACAACTAATTGGCAGTCAAATAGTTGCACAAAAGAGCGGCGGACAATATCCTGAGCGGGCCAATACAAGCATCACGACGTTTTCGGCGCCGGTGGCTTCTTCCGGCACCGATCTGCGCGTAAAAGTGACCTTCGACGGCGCTTCTGATGCCGAAGGCTGGCTGGACTATCTGGAGGTGAATGCGCTGCGGCCCTTGCGCCTGAGCGGCAGCCAAGTCGAGTTTCGCTCTTTCGAAAACGTGCGCGCCAATACCGTCAGTCAGTTTGTGCTCGACAACGCAACGGGAGCCACCGTGTGGGAAGTGACCAATCCGCGCCGGCCGGTGGCGTATGCGCTCACGGGCGGCAGCTTCAACGCCGTTACGGATTCGGTGCGCGAGTTCGTAGCCTTTACGCCCGGCAGCATTACCAAAATCCCACGGGGCTTTGGGCGGGTCGCCAATCAAAATTTGCACGCGATCAACACCGACGGCAAGCTGGATTTGGTAATTGTGACGTATCCGCCGTTTCAGGCCGAAGCCGAACGCCTAGCCGCCCACCGCCGCACCCACGACAAACTCAATGCGCAGGTGGTCACGACCACGCAGGTGTACAACGAGTTCAGCTCCGGCAGCCAAGACGTGACGGCCATCCGCGACCTGATGAAAATGGTCTACGACCGCGCTCCGGCTGGCAAACGCAACTTCCTGCTGCTGTTCGGCGACGCGTCGTTTGATTATAAATCCGACCCGACCAACGACGCTACCAAGTTTCCGGACTGGTGGCGCACTGAGCGCGTTCCGTTTCCTAGCTCCCCCGAACCAGACAAGATCAACCAGAATTTCGTGCCGGTGTACGAGTCGCGTGAGTCGTTCAAAATCGTTTTCTCATCGCAGATAACGTATTCATCTGACGACTATTACGGTTTACTTGACAACGACGAAGGCGAGTGGGCCGAAGGCGATTTTGTGAAAGCCGAAGCCCTGGACATTGGTGTGGGCCGCTTGCCCGTCAATACGCCTAGCGGCCAACCGCGCTCCACTACGCAGGCGACCTTGGTGGTTGATAAGATGATTGGGTACGACAGCCCCAACGCGTACGGCAAGTGGCGCAACCGCCTCACCTTCATCGCCGACGACGGTGATAACAACCTGCACGTTTCCTCGTCGACGGAACAATTCACCGAGCCTTTGGCGATTAGCCAGCCTGCGTACAACATTCATAAGGTTTATCTCGACCTGTATCCGCAGGTTTCGTCGTCGGCGGGGCAGCGCTCGCCCGACTGCAACCGCGCCATCGACGAAGCCATTGAGCAAGGCTCGCTGATGACGATTTACAACGGTCATGGTGGTCCCATCGCTTGGGCTGATGAACAGATTTTTTCCAAAGCCTCGATTGAACGGCTGCAAAACCAGCAAAAGCTAACTTTCTTATTTACAGCCACTTGCGATTTTAGCGTTTACGATAGTCCGGAGCTTACTTCCGCCGGCGAATCAGCCCTAACCCTGACGCAGGGCGGTGCGGTAGCCTTGCTGACGACGACACGTTTGGTAGTCTCGAATAATAACGAGTTGCTGAGCCGCCGCTTTTACGACGCGGCATTCACGCCTATCAACGGGAAAATGCCGCGCCTTGGCGATGTGGTAGCCATTGCGAAGAATGGCAGCATCGTGGGGGTAGGCAACCGTAACTTTTCTCTGCTCGGCGACCCGACTACGCGCCTAGCTTACCCCGAGCAAACGGCTGCTGTTCTGACACTTAACGGCAAACCGCTCGCGGCCACGCAAAACGATACGCTGAAGGCTTTGTCGCGGATAAAGCTCACCGGCGAGATTCGCAACGGGGCAACGACCAATGCCGGGTTTTCGGGTGTAACGCAACTCACTGTGTATGAGAAGCCTTCTACCGTCACCACGCTGGGCAACGAGCCTTCGACGTTGCCTAATAATGGCCGCATCCCGATTCAGGTACAGGAAAATATTATTTACGACGGCCAAGCCACTGTGCGCAACGGACGGTTTCAGGTAGAGTTTGTCGTACCCAAAGACCTCAACTATAGTGTGGGGTTGGGCAAAATCAGCCTTTACGCTTCCGATCCTACCAGCCGCATGGATGCGCATGGTGCTTCGGCGGTGCCGGTTGGCAGCGCCAGCACTTCGACCTTGCGTGATACAATCCCGCCGGTCATTCGCCTGTTTATGAACGACGATGAATCGTTCGTCTTTGGCGGCCTAACGAGCACTAGTACGACTATGCTGGGAATTCTGGCCGATTCCAGCGGCATTAACACAGCCGGCTCGGGCATTGGGCACGAGATCACGGCTACGCTCGACAACGACGCCTCGAAGCTCATCGTCCTCAATGATTTTTATACGGCCGACGTCGACAAGTTTCAGCGGGGCCGCGTGCGGTATCTGTTCAAAGACCTCACCACGGGTCCGCATTTGCTTCGCCTCAAAGCGTGGGATACCTTCAACAATTCAGCCGAGAAGGAAATTGAGTTTATTGCGGCCCGCACCGAAAAACTGGCGTTGCAGCATGTGCTCAACTATCCCAACCCGTTTTCCCGAAATACGACCTTTCATTTTGACCACAACCGCGACGGCGAAGAGCTCGACGTCCAAGTGCAGATTTTTACCGTATCTGGCAAACTTGTCCGCACGTTGAGCACAACGGTTATGTCCAGCACCTCGCATCTGGCGGCCCTCTCTTGGGATGGCCGCGATGAATTTAGCGATCAACTGGCCCGCGGCGTGTATGTGTACCGAGTAAGCGTACGTTCTCCGCGCGACGGCTCTACGGCTTCGAAATACGAAAAACTGGTCATCTTAAACTAA
- a CDS encoding MBL fold metallo-hydrolase, with product MTVSGFTFNAFSENTYLLHDTTRQCVVVDPGCYDKDEQQALKQFIETEGLQVVLLLNTHCHIDHVFGNKFILDTYKVPFLIHEADLSTLRAVPAYAPSYGFPNYQPAEPTGFLTPGEPVRFGETELEVRFTPGHAPGHVILYHIDSKTVIGGDVLFQNSIGRTDLPGGNHATLLESIRTQLLTLPDEVTVYPGHGPATTIGAERRSNPFLR from the coding sequence ATGACCGTTTCTGGTTTTACGTTCAACGCTTTTTCCGAAAACACTTACCTGCTGCACGATACCACCAGGCAGTGCGTCGTCGTCGACCCTGGTTGCTACGACAAAGACGAGCAGCAGGCGCTCAAGCAGTTTATCGAAACCGAAGGCCTGCAAGTGGTTTTGCTGCTCAACACGCACTGCCACATCGACCACGTATTCGGCAATAAATTTATCCTCGATACCTATAAGGTGCCCTTCCTGATTCACGAAGCCGACCTTAGCACGCTGCGCGCGGTACCGGCTTACGCGCCCAGCTACGGTTTCCCCAACTACCAGCCCGCCGAGCCCACTGGTTTCCTGACGCCGGGCGAGCCGGTCCGCTTTGGCGAAACGGAGTTGGAAGTGCGCTTTACGCCCGGCCATGCTCCTGGCCACGTAATTTTGTATCACATTGATAGCAAGACAGTTATAGGGGGAGACGTGCTATTCCAAAACAGCATCGGCCGTACCGACTTGCCCGGTGGCAACCACGCAACACTTTTGGAAAGCATCCGGACGCAGCTGCTCACACTTCCCGACGAGGTGACAGTGTATCCCGGCCACGGGCCGGCTACGACCATTGGCGCCGAACGCCGCTCCAATCCTTTTCTGCGCTAG
- a CDS encoding NAD(P)/FAD-dependent oxidoreductase, giving the protein MTSYDYFILGHGIAGATLAYELRRRGRSVLVFDAQRPDSASNVAAGLMNPVTGQRFSLVWKAAELLPAAAAFYRELEQHFGQQFFFEKPILKLFSTVAEQNSVMARSADNPWEDFVEEITAEPPSAEGVRMDFGGVRIRHGGHVAVRELLAALSAEGQQQGWLRAETFDWEQLVVDATEVTYAGEVRASHFICCEGATAARNPYFNWLPIRPNPGEVLDVQCNGLTETMVLNKGAYVVPLGNGSFRVGATYRWPPFKEGITEEARAELVQRLRQITDLPFVVTDQRAGVRPAVQDRKPLLGMHPAMPNVSIFNGLGSKGIMVAPLLAAHFANVLENTEKELWPEVNILRYSALYIAARSSVGISL; this is encoded by the coding sequence ATGACGAGCTACGACTACTTTATACTGGGCCACGGCATTGCCGGCGCTACGCTGGCGTATGAGTTGCGGCGGCGTGGCCGGTCGGTGCTCGTGTTCGATGCGCAACGTCCCGACTCGGCCTCCAATGTGGCGGCGGGCTTGATGAATCCTGTTACGGGCCAACGGTTTTCGCTGGTCTGGAAAGCCGCGGAACTGCTGCCGGCGGCGGCGGCTTTTTACCGGGAACTGGAGCAGCACTTTGGGCAGCAGTTTTTCTTTGAGAAACCCATCCTGAAACTGTTCTCAACGGTGGCCGAGCAGAATTCCGTCATGGCCCGGAGCGCCGACAATCCGTGGGAAGATTTTGTGGAAGAAATCACTGCCGAGCCGCCGTCGGCCGAAGGCGTGCGAATGGATTTTGGCGGCGTGCGCATCCGGCACGGCGGCCACGTAGCCGTGCGCGAATTGCTGGCAGCTTTGTCGGCCGAAGGCCAGCAGCAGGGCTGGCTGCGCGCCGAAACTTTTGATTGGGAGCAGCTTGTTGTAGACGCAACTGAAGTCACGTACGCCGGCGAAGTGCGCGCAAGCCATTTCATCTGTTGCGAAGGGGCTACAGCCGCTCGAAATCCCTATTTTAACTGGTTGCCCATCCGGCCCAATCCGGGCGAAGTGCTGGACGTGCAATGCAACGGTTTGACGGAGACAATGGTCTTGAACAAGGGCGCTTACGTAGTGCCTTTGGGCAACGGAAGCTTTCGCGTAGGCGCCACCTACCGCTGGCCTCCGTTCAAAGAAGGCATTACCGAAGAAGCCCGTGCCGAGCTGGTTCAGCGCTTGCGCCAGATCACCGATTTGCCCTTCGTGGTGACGGACCAACGGGCCGGGGTACGGCCCGCGGTGCAGGACCGAAAACCCCTGCTTGGCATGCATCCGGCAATGCCAAATGTGAGTATATTCAATGGCCTCGGCTCCAAGGGCATTATGGTGGCTCCGCTACTGGCAGCTCACTTCGCCAACGTGCTGGAAAACACCGAGAAAGAGCTGTGGCCTGAGGTCAATATTTTACGGTATTCTGCGTTGTACATAGCTGCCCGCTCGTCGGTCGGCATTTCTCTCTGA